A DNA window from Bradyrhizobium barranii subsp. barranii contains the following coding sequences:
- the nifA gene encoding nif-specific transcriptional activator NifA, producing MLHIPSSSERPASQPEPERAPPGEPSHESALAGIYEISKILNAPGRLEVTLANVLGLLQSFVQMRHGLVSLFNDDGVPELTVGAGWSEGTDERYRTCVPQKAIHEIVATGRSLMVENVAAETAFSAADREVLGASDSIPVAFIGVPIRVDSTVVGTLTIDRIPEGSSSLLEYDARLLAMVANVIGQTIKLHRLFAGDREQSLVDKDRLEKQAVDRGPPARERKQLQAHGIIGDSPALSALLEKIVVVARSNSTVLLRGESGTGKELVAKAIHESSVRAKRPFVKLNCAALPETVLESELFGHEKGAFTGAVSARKGRFELADKGTLFLDEIGEISPPFQAKLLRVLQEQEFERVGSNHTIKVDVRVIAATNRNLEEAVARSEFRADLYYRISVVPLLLPPLRERRSDIPLLAREFLRKFNSENGRSLTLEASAIDVLMSCKFPGNVRELENCIERTATLSAGSSIVRSDFACSQGQCLSTTLWKSTSYGKTDPAAPMQPVPAKSIIPLAETAPPPQAVCEPGSLAPSGTVLVSGARMADRERVVAAMEKSGWVQAKAARLLGLTPRQVGYALRKYGIEIKRF from the coding sequence ATGCTGCATATCCCCTCCTCGAGCGAAAGACCTGCCTCGCAGCCGGAACCGGAGCGTGCCCCCCCGGGGGAGCCGTCGCATGAGAGCGCGCTGGCCGGCATCTACGAAATATCGAAAATACTAAATGCTCCCGGCCGGCTCGAAGTCACCTTGGCCAACGTTCTCGGTCTTCTGCAATCGTTTGTGCAGATGCGACACGGCCTCGTCTCGCTGTTCAACGATGACGGCGTTCCAGAACTTACAGTTGGCGCCGGCTGGAGCGAAGGCACTGACGAACGTTACCGGACGTGCGTGCCGCAGAAAGCAATCCACGAGATCGTAGCGACAGGCAGGTCTCTTATGGTCGAGAATGTAGCCGCCGAGACGGCCTTCAGCGCTGCCGACCGGGAGGTTCTCGGCGCCTCTGATAGTATACCGGTAGCGTTCATCGGGGTCCCGATTCGCGTTGATTCGACGGTCGTTGGTACGCTGACGATCGACCGTATCCCGGAAGGCAGTTCAAGTCTTCTCGAGTACGACGCGCGGCTGCTCGCCATGGTCGCGAACGTGATAGGACAAACGATCAAGTTACATCGCTTGTTCGCCGGCGATCGCGAACAATCGTTGGTGGACAAGGACCGGCTAGAGAAACAGGCAGTTGATCGTGGGCCGCCCGCTCGCGAGCGCAAGCAGCTTCAGGCACACGGGATCATTGGCGACAGCCCGGCGCTGAGCGCACTGCTTGAGAAGATTGTCGTTGTAGCCAGATCAAACAGCACGGTTCTGCTGCGTGGCGAATCCGGTACCGGGAAGGAGCTGGTAGCCAAGGCCATTCACGAGTCGTCCGTTCGTGCTAAGCGGCCGTTCGTTAAGCTGAATTGCGCGGCGCTCCCCGAGACGGTCCTGGAATCGGAATTGTTTGGCCATGAGAAAGGTGCCTTTACCGGTGCTGTCAGCGCCCGCAAGGGGCGCTTCGAGCTTGCTGACAAAGGGACGCTATTTCTTGACGAGATCGGAGAGATCTCACCTCCGTTCCAGGCGAAGTTGCTGCGAGTTCTGCAAGAGCAGGAGTTCGAGCGCGTCGGCAGCAATCACACGATTAAAGTCGATGTTCGGGTGATAGCTGCGACCAACAGGAACCTTGAAGAGGCTGTGGCAAGGAGCGAATTCCGCGCGGACCTCTACTATCGTATTAGCGTAGTTCCCTTGTTGTTGCCGCCGCTTCGCGAAAGACGCAGTGATATTCCGCTGCTCGCAAGAGAGTTCCTCAGAAAGTTTAACAGCGAGAACGGCCGCTCTCTTACTCTGGAGGCGAGTGCGATCGATGTACTGATGAGCTGTAAATTTCCGGGAAATGTCCGCGAACTCGAGAACTGCATCGAGCGGACCGCGACACTCAGTGCCGGATCATCGATTGTAAGAAGTGACTTTGCATGCAGCCAAGGCCAATGCCTTTCCACGACGCTTTGGAAAAGCACATCGTATGGCAAGACAGACCCGGCGGCACCGATGCAACCGGTGCCTGCAAAGTCCATCATCCCGCTGGCTGAAACGGCCCCTCCGCCGCAGGCTGTCTGCGAACCGGGCTCATTGGCACCTTCCGGCACAGTTCTCGTTAGTGGTGCGAGAATGGCTGATCGCGAGCGGGTCGTTGCGGCTATGGAAAAGTCTGGCTGGGTGCAGGCCAAGGCAGCGCGCCTACTCGGGCTAACCCCGCGCCAAGTCGGCTACGCGCTGAGGAAATACGGAATCGAGATAAAGCGGTTCTGA
- a CDS encoding SDR family NAD(P)-dependent oxidoreductase — translation MGLDLPNDNLIRGPLPEAHLDRLVDAVNARVDRGEPKVMLLTGASRGIGHATAKLFSEAGWRIISCARQPFDGERCPWEAGNDDHFQVDLGDHRMLPRAITEVKKRLAGAPLHALVNNAGVSPKTPTGDRMTSLTTSTDTWMRVFHLNLVAPILLAQGLFDELRAASGSIVNVTSIAGLRVHPFAGSAYATSKAALASLTRELARDYAPHGIRVNAIAPGEIRTDMLSPDAEARVVASIPLRRVGTPDEVAKVIFFLCSDAASYVTGAEVPINGGQHL, via the coding sequence GTGGGTCTCGATCTGCCAAATGACAATCTGATCCGAGGTCCGCTGCCCGAAGCACATTTGGATCGCCTCGTTGACGCCGTTAATGCGCGCGTTGATCGTGGAGAACCGAAGGTGATGTTACTCACCGGGGCATCGCGCGGAATTGGCCATGCCACTGCCAAGCTATTCTCGGAGGCAGGCTGGCGCATCATTTCTTGCGCACGCCAACCGTTCGACGGCGAGCGATGCCCCTGGGAGGCTGGGAATGACGATCATTTCCAGGTCGACCTCGGCGATCATCGAATGCTGCCGCGCGCAATCACCGAGGTTAAGAAACGCTTGGCCGGTGCGCCCTTGCACGCGCTGGTGAATAATGCGGGTGTGTCGCCGAAAACGCCCACAGGCGATCGGATGACATCGTTGACCACCTCAACCGATACCTGGATGAGGGTCTTTCATCTTAATCTGGTGGCTCCGATCCTGCTGGCGCAGGGTTTGTTTGATGAGCTAAGAGCCGCGTCAGGATCGATCGTGAATGTGACTTCAATCGCGGGCTTGCGGGTGCACCCATTCGCCGGTAGCGCCTATGCGACCTCGAAAGCTGCGCTTGCGAGCCTCACACGCGAATTGGCCCGCGACTATGCGCCGCATGGCATTCGCGTCAATGCGATCGCGCCCGGCGAAATCAGGACCGACATGCTGTCGCCCGACGCGGAAGCGCGCGTCGTGGCAAGTATCCCGCTGCGCAGAGTGGGTACTCCGGACGAAGTGGCCAAGGTCATCTTCTTCCTATGCTCGGATGCGGCGAGCTATGTTACGGGTGCCGAGGTGCCGATCAACGGTGGCCAGCATCTGTGA